The following coding sequences are from one Arachis hypogaea cultivar Tifrunner chromosome 7, arahy.Tifrunner.gnm2.J5K5, whole genome shotgun sequence window:
- the LOC112702553 gene encoding nudix hydrolase 18, mitochondrial-like isoform X2: protein MVGLVSQENHLVALVSRTGRALQRYRKGRRQVVGYKAASVDSEAASSSEEDEIEVLVITSKKGKGMLFPKGGWEIDESKKEAALRESIEEAGVRGIVEGKLGRWSFKSKSQDTCHEGYMFPLLVQHQFDFWPEHNHRQRTWMSISEAREVICQHWWMKEALERLVNRLTARNNNKPAPTLS, encoded by the exons ATGGTGGGTTTAGTTTCCCAAGAAAATCACCTTGTCGCTTTGGTTTCACGAACAGGCAGGGCCTTGCAACGCTACAGGAAAGGTCGTCGCCAAGTTGTCGG ATACAAAGCTGCTTCAGTGGATTCGGAGGCAGCATCATCATCAGAAGAAGATGAGATAGAAGTTCTTGTTATTACGTCTAAGAAAGGCAAAGGCATGTTATTCCCAAAG GGAGGTTGGGAAATAGACGAATCGAAGAAGGAGGCAGCGTTGAGAGAGAGCATAGAGGAAGCAGGAGTGAGAGGCATTGTGGAGGGTAAATTGGGAAGGTGGAGTTTCAAGAGCAAAAGCCAAGATACTTGCCATGAAGGTTACATGTTCCCTCTTCTTGTTCAACACCAATTCGACTTCTGGCCTGAGCACAATCATCGTCAAAGAACTTGG ATGAGCATATCGGAGGCAAGGGAAGTGATTTGTCAACACTGGTGGATGAAGGAAGCTCTAGAGAGGCTAGTAAATCGCCTTACGGCTCGTAATAATAATAAACCTGCTCCTACCTTATCATGA
- the LOC112702552 gene encoding plasmodesmata-located protein 7 isoform X2 yields MSKTPLSFTIFLSLTLFFFPSITASSITDRYLYGGCTQQKYTPNSPYESNLNSMLTSLVNSATYLSYNNFTMVGGSQQDVIYGLYQCRGDLSMPDCATCVARAVTKAGDMCRGSCGGAVQLDGCYVKYDNATFLGVEDKVVVLKQCGPSVGYNPEGMGSRDAVLGGLAGSGGPFREGGSGVVRGVAQCMGDLSYGECQDCLSEAIAKLKSDCGTADYGDMFLGKCYARYSIGGAHQASKAHGK; encoded by the exons ATGTCCAAAACACCCCTTTCTTTCACCATCTTTCTAAGtctcactctatttttctttcccTCCATCACAGCCTCCTCCATCACAGACAGATACCTCTATGGCGGGTGCACCCAACAAAAGTACACTCCAAACTCGCCCTACGAGTCGAATCTCAACTCGATGCTCACCTCGCTGGTCAACTCGGCCACCTACTTGTCATACAACAACTTCACCATGGTAGGCGGCAGTCAGCAGGACGTCATCTATGGCCTATACCAGTGCCGTGGCGACTTGTCCATGCCAGACTGCGCCACCTGTGTTGCACGCGCTGTCACAAAAGCTGGGGACATGTGTCGCGGCTCTTGTGGCGGTGCAGTGCAACTGGATGGATGTTATGTGAAGTATGACAACGCCACGTTTTTGGGCGTGGAGGATAAAGTGGTAGTGTTGAAGCAGTGTGGGCCCTCCGTGGGCTATAACCCAGAAGGGATGGGTAGTAGGGACGCCGTGCTGGGTGGACTCGCGGGCTCTGGTGGGCCCTTTCGTGAGGGAGGGTCCGGAGTAGTCCGCGGTGTAGCTCAATGCATGGGGGACCTTAGCTACGGAGAGTGTCAGGATTGTCTCTCCGAAGCTATAGCAAAGCTGAAGAGCGACTGTGGGACGGCGGACTACGGAGACATGTTCTTGGGGAAGTGTTATGCGAGGTATTCTATTGGTGGAGCCCATCAGGCCTCCAAGGCCCATG GAAAATGA
- the LOC112702552 gene encoding plasmodesmata-located protein 7 isoform X1: MSKTPLSFTIFLSLTLFFFPSITASSITDRYLYGGCTQQKYTPNSPYESNLNSMLTSLVNSATYLSYNNFTMVGGSQQDVIYGLYQCRGDLSMPDCATCVARAVTKAGDMCRGSCGGAVQLDGCYVKYDNATFLGVEDKVVVLKQCGPSVGYNPEGMGSRDAVLGGLAGSGGPFREGGSGVVRGVAQCMGDLSYGECQDCLSEAIAKLKSDCGTADYGDMFLGKCYARYSIGGAHQASKAHGKSGKGGERTFAMVIGILAGVAILIIFLAFLSKICGRQGK; encoded by the exons ATGTCCAAAACACCCCTTTCTTTCACCATCTTTCTAAGtctcactctatttttctttcccTCCATCACAGCCTCCTCCATCACAGACAGATACCTCTATGGCGGGTGCACCCAACAAAAGTACACTCCAAACTCGCCCTACGAGTCGAATCTCAACTCGATGCTCACCTCGCTGGTCAACTCGGCCACCTACTTGTCATACAACAACTTCACCATGGTAGGCGGCAGTCAGCAGGACGTCATCTATGGCCTATACCAGTGCCGTGGCGACTTGTCCATGCCAGACTGCGCCACCTGTGTTGCACGCGCTGTCACAAAAGCTGGGGACATGTGTCGCGGCTCTTGTGGCGGTGCAGTGCAACTGGATGGATGTTATGTGAAGTATGACAACGCCACGTTTTTGGGCGTGGAGGATAAAGTGGTAGTGTTGAAGCAGTGTGGGCCCTCCGTGGGCTATAACCCAGAAGGGATGGGTAGTAGGGACGCCGTGCTGGGTGGACTCGCGGGCTCTGGTGGGCCCTTTCGTGAGGGAGGGTCCGGAGTAGTCCGCGGTGTAGCTCAATGCATGGGGGACCTTAGCTACGGAGAGTGTCAGGATTGTCTCTCCGAAGCTATAGCAAAGCTGAAGAGCGACTGTGGGACGGCGGACTACGGAGACATGTTCTTGGGGAAGTGTTATGCGAGGTATTCTATTGGTGGAGCCCATCAGGCCTCCAAGGCCCATG GAAAATCCGGTAAAGGAGGCGAAAGAACATTTGCTATGGTTATTGGAATATTAGCTGGAGTAGCAATACTCATTATTTTCCTTGCTTTCTTGAGCAAAATTTGTGGACGGCAAG GAAAATGA
- the LOC112702553 gene encoding nudix hydrolase 18, mitochondrial-like isoform X1, which yields MVGLVSQENHLVALVSRTGRALQRYRKGRRQVVGCIPYRYKAASVDSEAASSSEEDEIEVLVITSKKGKGMLFPKGGWEIDESKKEAALRESIEEAGVRGIVEGKLGRWSFKSKSQDTCHEGYMFPLLVQHQFDFWPEHNHRQRTWMSISEAREVICQHWWMKEALERLVNRLTARNNNKPAPTLS from the exons ATGGTGGGTTTAGTTTCCCAAGAAAATCACCTTGTCGCTTTGGTTTCACGAACAGGCAGGGCCTTGCAACGCTACAGGAAAGGTCGTCGCCAAGTTGTCGG ATGCATACCATACAGATACAAAGCTGCTTCAGTGGATTCGGAGGCAGCATCATCATCAGAAGAAGATGAGATAGAAGTTCTTGTTATTACGTCTAAGAAAGGCAAAGGCATGTTATTCCCAAAG GGAGGTTGGGAAATAGACGAATCGAAGAAGGAGGCAGCGTTGAGAGAGAGCATAGAGGAAGCAGGAGTGAGAGGCATTGTGGAGGGTAAATTGGGAAGGTGGAGTTTCAAGAGCAAAAGCCAAGATACTTGCCATGAAGGTTACATGTTCCCTCTTCTTGTTCAACACCAATTCGACTTCTGGCCTGAGCACAATCATCGTCAAAGAACTTGG ATGAGCATATCGGAGGCAAGGGAAGTGATTTGTCAACACTGGTGGATGAAGGAAGCTCTAGAGAGGCTAGTAAATCGCCTTACGGCTCGTAATAATAATAAACCTGCTCCTACCTTATCATGA